The Humulus lupulus chromosome 4, drHumLupu1.1, whole genome shotgun sequence genome has a window encoding:
- the LOC133831046 gene encoding DEAD-box ATP-dependent RNA helicase 57-like — protein MEKGTSFLFAGIHFNKKKFSRDFSRFQEKRENDELVENLSLNENRELEEDEEEKVEEKVRVKKRKRKAVGSGPSESVEGFNIFKSSKSVEAIVKEENEKTEKKLSQEKKKFYQQQERDALFRKEHNIHVSGNNIPSPLTDFAELSSRYGCKAKLLRNLAELGIKEPTPIQRQAIPILLSGRECFACAPTGSGKTLAFVCPMLMKLKPASKDGVGAVILCPTRELASQTIRECKKFAEGSKFRIKLMTKQLIRKADLSKFSCDILVSTPLRLKLAIRKKKLNLSRVQYLVLDESDKLFELGLLKQIDCIVKACSNPSIVRSLFSATLPDFVEELARTIMHDAVRVIIGRKNTASENVKQKLVFAGSEEGKLLALRQSFAESLNPPVLIFVQSKDRAKELYGELLVDNIRVDVIHSDLTQEQRDSAVDNFRAGKTWVLIATDVIARGMDFKAINCVINYDFPDSTSAYIHRIGRSGRAGRSGQAITLYTEEDIPFLRNIANEMKSSGSVFPSWALGLQKKKWKKHRPRRDTISTTPQDKGEKKK, from the exons ATGGAAAAAGGCACTTCTTTTTTGTTCGCTGGAATCCATTTTAATAAGAAGAAATTCTCCAGAGACTTTTCCAGATTCCAG GAGAAGAGGGAAAATGATGAATTGGTTGAGAATTTGAGCTTGAACGAAAATAGAGAattagaagaagatgaagaagagaaaGTAGAGGAGAAAGTACGTGTGAAGAAGAGGAAGAGAAAGGCAGTTGGTTCTGGACCTTCTG AATCTGTGGAGGGATTCAACATTTTCAAGAGTTCAAAATCAGTTGAAGCTATCGTGAAAGAAGAGAATGAGAAAACTGAGAAAAAACTCTCCCAAGAGAAAAAGAAATTTTATCAGCAACAAGAG CGGGATGCACTTTTCAGGAAGGAGCATAACATCCACGTTTCTGGGAATAATATCCCATCTCCACTTACAGATTTCGCAGAGTTAAGCTCGAG ATATGGATGTAAGGCGAAATTATTACGTAATTTGGCAGAACTTGGAATTAAAGAGCCAACACCAATCCAAAGGCAGGCTATACCAATCCTCTTATCT GGACGGGAATGCTTTGCCTGTGCTCCAACTGGGTCTGGCAAAACCTTGGCTTTTGTTTGTCCCATGCTTATGAAACTTAAG CCTGCTTCTAAAGATGGTGTTGGAGCTGTAATACTTTGCCCTACACGTGAATTGGCATCTCAAACAATTAGAGAGTGTAAAAAGTTTGCCGAGGGAAGTAAATTTCGTATAAAGCTGATGACTAAACAGCTTATACGAAAAGCTGACTTATCAAAGTTCTCTTGTGATATACTAGTATCCACTCCACTTCGGTTAAAGTTGGCTATTCGAAAGAAAAAGTTGAATTTAAGCAG GGTTCAATATCTTGTATTGGATGAATCTGATAAGCTATTTGAGCTTGGCTTGCTAAAGCAGATTGATTGCATAGTCAAAGCATGCTCAAATCCTTCAATAGTACGCTCATTGTTTAGTGCTACTTTACCTGATTTTGTCGAGGAGCTTGCACGTACAATAATGCATGATGCTGTTCGAGTTATTATTGGCAGAAA GAATACGGCTTCCGAAAATGTCAAGCAAAAGTTGGTTTTTGCTGGAAGTGAAGAAGGGAAACTTTTAGCACTTCGTCAAAGCTTTGCAGAG AGTCTGAATCCGCCTGTGTTAATCTTCGTCCAAAGCAAGGACAGAGCTAAGGAACTGTATGGAGAACTGTTAGTTGACAACATTAGAGTTGATGTCATCCATTCTGATCTGACACAGGAACAG CGAGACAGTGCTGTTGATAACTTCAGAGCTGGCAAAACATGGGTTTTAATCGCCACTGATGTTATTGCCCGAGGTATGGATTTCAAAGCAATCAACTGCGTGATCAATTATGATTTTCCAGATTCTACTTCTGCATACATTCACAGGATTG GTCGATCTGGCCGAGCAGGAAGGAGTGGGCAAGCCATTACTTTATACACAGAGGAGGACATTCCATTTTTGCGAAACATAGCCAACGAGATGAAAAGCTCTGGCTCTGTGTTTCCATCTTGGGCTCTTGGCTTGCAGAAAAAGAAGTGGAAGAAACACCGGCCTCGAAGAGATACAATCTCAACAACCCCTCAAGATAAGggagaaaaaaagaaataa
- the LOC133831045 gene encoding pentatricopeptide repeat-containing protein At3g53360, mitochondrial-like — MTAMMITKLKPHNKPSFHPWNLPNLRTEQSSNEYMKHLCLQKRYKEALEVFDLIEKTTSFRICPSAYSHLVSACSSLRSLEHGKRIHNNLILTSNFQQDIVLQNRILNMYGKCGSVKDAMKVFDVMPQRNVISWTSVISGCSQNGQYNDAIELYCQMRRLGHMPDQFTFGSVVKACSGRSDAWLGKQLHAHVVKSESGDQLIAQNALIAMYTKVGLIADASLVFSRIVTKDLISWGSIIAGFSQLGYELEALLHFKEMLCQGAYQPNEFFFGSAFSACSSLSVPEYGRQIHGMCIKFGLGRDIFAGCSLCDMYAKCGFLESAKTAFNNIDRPDLVSWNAIISGFANSGDTNEGISLFNKMRCIGLKPNDVTVLSLFSACISSWTIQQGRQVHSYTIKMGFDSNVPVHNTLLSMYAKCSALYDAFKVFEDIESSADLVSWNAILTACTQHNEAGEVFRLFRLMLCSQMRPDHITLSNVITGCAVIASLEVGNQVHCFSMKSGLVLNASVSNGLIDMYTKCGSLGTATKLFILMESPDVVSWSSLIVGYAQFGYGKEALELFRKMKSLGVKPNEVTFVGVLTACSHVGLVEEGQKIYRTIEIEHGIVPTREHCSCMVDLLARAGRLHEAEDFIQQMAFEPDIVVWKTLLAACKTHGNTDIGKWAAENIIKIDPSNSAAHVLLCNIHASSGHWAEVSRLRSLMKERGVRKVPGQSWIEVKGRTHVFLADDTFHPERDKVYEKLEELWFQMLDEGCDPLET, encoded by the coding sequence ATGACAGCCATGATGATAACCAAGCTCAAACCTCATAACAAGCCAAGTTTTCATCCATGGAACTTACCCAACTTGAGAACTGAACAGTCTAGCAATGAGTATATGAAGCACTTGTGCTTGCAAAAACGTTACAAAGAAGCTCTTGAGGTGTTTGACTTGATAGAGAAAACTACATCTTTTAGGATATGCCCCAGTGCTTACTCTCACTTGGTCTCTGCTTGCTCTTCTCTAAGGTCTCTCGAACATGGTAAGAGAATCCATAATAATCTTATTTTGACGTCGAATTTTCAACAGGACATCGTTCTTCAGAATCGTATTTTGAATATGTATGGGAAATGTGGGTCAGTTAAGGATGCCATGAAGGTATTCGACGTAATGCCTCAACGAAATGTTATTTCTTGGACTTCAGTCATATCTGGGTGCTCACAAAATGGTCAATATAATGATGCTATTGAATTGTATTGTCAAATGCGAAGGTTAGGACATATGCCTGATCAGTTCACGTTTGGGAGTGTAGTGAAAGCTTGTTCAGGGCGTAGTGATGCTTGGTTGGGGAAGCAATTGCATGCTCATGTTGTTAAATCAGAAAGTGGTGATCAACTTATCGCGCAAAATGCTCTTATTGCAATGTACACTAAAGTTGGTCTGATTGCTGATGCTTCCCTTGTGTTTTCACGTATTGTAACAAAGGATTTGATATCATGGGGTTCGATTATTGCAGGATTTTCTCAACTTGGCTATGAGTTAGAAGCTTTGCTTCATTTCAAGGAAATGTTATGCCAGGGTGCTTACCAGCCGAATGAGTTCTTTTTTGGAAGTGCTTTCAGCGCTTGTAGCAGCCTCTCTGTGCCTGAATATGGGAGACAGATTCATGGGATGTGTATAAAATTTGGTTTAGGAAGAGATATTTTTGCGGGATGCTCACTTTGTGATATGTATGCGAAATGTGGCTTCTTAGAGTCTGCAAAAACTGCTTTCAATAATATAGACAGGCCAGATTTAGTTTCTTGGAATGCGATAATCTCAGGGTTTGCGAATAGTGGAGACACTAATGAAGGCATATCACTTTTTAATAAGATGAGATGTATAGGGCTTAAACCCAATGATGTGACTGTTCTGTCATTGTTTTCTGCTTGCATAAGCTCCTGGACAATCCAGCAGGGTAGGCAAGTCCACTCTTATACAATTAAAATGGGTTTTGATTCAAATGTTCCTGTGCACAACACTTTGCTGTCTATGTATGCAAAGTGTTCAGCTCTCTATGATGCCTTTAAAGTTTTTGAAGATATAGAAAGCAGTGCTGATTTGGTATCTTGGAATGCCATTTTAACAGCGTGCACACAGCACAATGAAGCTGGAGAGGTTTTCAGATTGTTTAGACTGATGCTTTGTTCTCAAATGAGACCTGATCATATCACTTTAAGTAATGTAATTACAGGTTGTGCTGTAATTGCATCTCTGGAGGTAGGGAATCAAGTTCATTGCTTTTCTATGAAAAGTGGGCTTGTACTAAATGCTTCTGTCTCCAATGGATTGATTGACATGTATACAAAGTGTGGTTCACTTGGAACTGCTACAAAGCTCTTTATCTTAATGGAAAGTCCTGATGTAGTCTCATGGAGTAGTTTGATTGTGGGTTATGCTCAGTTTGGATATGGAAAGGAAGCTCTTGAACTCTTcagaaaaatgaaaagtttgGGAGTAAAGCCAAACGAAGTTACATTTGTAGGGGTCCTTACTGCTTGCAGTCACGTTGGACTAGTAGAAGAAGGACAAAAAATCTATAGAACAATTGAAATTGAACATGGGATTGTACCAACAAGAGAGCACTGTTCTTGTATGGTGGACTTGCTTGCTCGTGCTGGACGCTTACACGAAGCAGAGGACTTCATCCAGCAAATGGCATTCGAGCCTGACATTGTGGTGTGGAAGACTCTCTTAGCTGCCTGCAAAACTCATGGGAATACTGATATAGGAAAATGGGCAGCAGAGAACATTATAAAAATCGATCCCTCTAATTCTGCTGCTCATGTGTTACTTTGCAACATACACGCTTCTTCTGGCCATTGGGCAGAAGTATCTAGATTAAGGAGCTTGATGAAAGAAAGGGGGGTGAGAAAAGTTCCAGGTCAGAGCTGGATTGAAGTTAAGGGTAGAACCCATGTCTTTTTGGCTGATGATACTTTCCATCCAGAGAGGGACAAAGTATATGAAAAGCTTGAGGAGTTGTGGTTCCAGATGTTGGATGAAGGTTGTGATCCACTCGAGACATAG
- the LOC133831047 gene encoding beta-1,4-xylosyltransferase IRX9-like, which yields MGSVERSKKRVHVWKKAIVHFCLCFVMGFFTGFFPTGKSSLFSYDNFNYVVSSSTSNKQEFSPQPIETTSHRETTIRFTTTTGSTTTNVNVSEEAIVPMPHERPQRMKLSEQEEEEEKRQLPPPRKLVIIVTPTSTNDNKFQGVLLRRLANSLRLAKPPLLWIVVEGQSESNDVSQILRKTGIMYRHLVFKENFTDIEAELDHQRNVALKHIEHHKLSGIVHFASLSNVYDLEFFDELRKIEAFGTWPMALLAANRQKVMIEGPVCDSSQVMGWHLRKMNNETDDDSKPPIQISSFGFNSSILWDPERWGRTSPVQTTSQDSIKFVKQVVLEDETEIKGIPPDGCSKIMLWRLNFPFQSSPNNVVPPLSTAIDNSQR from the exons ATGGGGTCAGTTGAAAGATCAAAAAAGAGAGTCCATGTATGGAAAAAAGCCATAGTTCATTTCTGTTTATGCTTTGTTATGGGGTTCTTCACTGGCTTTTTCCCAACCGGTAAGTCTTCACTTTTCTCCTACGACAATTTCAACTATGTCGTTTCTTCATCAACAAGTAATAAGCAAGAGTTCTCCCCTCAGCCTATTGAAACAACCTCTCACCGAGAAACGACAATTCGTTTTACCACTACTACTGGGTCTACTACTACTAATGTTAATGTTTCAGAAGAAGCAATTGTTCCCATGCCTCATGAGCGTCCCcaaagaatgaaattatcagaacaagaagaggaagaagagaaacGACAACTACCACCACCAAGAAAGCTAGTGATAATAGTGACACCAACAAGCACAAACGACAACAAGTTTCAAGGGGTGCTTTTGAGAAGGCTGGCTAACTCTCTACGCTTGGCTAAACCACCATTGCTTTGGATTGTCGTTGAGGGACAAAGTGAGTCAAACGACGTGTCGCAGATACTAAGGAAGACAGGTATTATGTATAGACATTTGGTGTTCAAAGAGAATTTCACTGACATTGAAGCCGAGCTTGATCATCAAAGGAATGTTGCTCTCAAACACATTGAACATCATAAGCTTAGTGGGATTGTTCACTTTGCTTCCCTTTCCAATGTTTATGATCTTGAATTCTTCGATGAGCTTCGAAAAATTGA AGCTTTTGGGACATGGCCAATGGCATTACTAGCAGCAAACAGGCAGAAGGTGATGATAGAAGGACCTGTATGTGATTCTTCACAAGTCATGGGATGGCATCTAAGAAAAATGAATAATGAAACTGATGATGACTCCAAACCTCCGATTCAAATTTCAAGTTTTGGCTTCAATAGCTCTATCCTTTGGGACCCCGAAAGATGGGGTCGTACTTCCCCCGTTCAAACCACATCTCAG GATTCAATCAAATTTGTGAAGCAAGTGGTTCTTGAAGATGAGACTGAAATAAAGGGTATCCCACCAGATGGGTGCTCTAAGATCATGCTTTGGCGTCTTAATTTTCCATTTCAATCATCACCAAATAATGTTGTTCCACCTCTAAGTACAGCAATTGATAATAGTCaaagataa